One window from the genome of Mastacembelus armatus chromosome 18, fMasArm1.2, whole genome shotgun sequence encodes:
- the LOC113145282 gene encoding ubiquitin carboxyl-terminal hydrolase 47-like isoform X1: MNNAHIHYNGLVNQGATCYLNSVVQVLYMTKGFREAVERHTCENPQCVECDLKPLFKDLKTKTACPSTITEKLGITRVYEQQDAAEYFENMLNLTSPGTAQVFHGELTHKITCSHGHTEKSSDEQFWHLPLALMDSSSNQYNVENGIEELFRASDFRGEDQMYCEGCDDKADATATCEVKQHPDALMLLLKRFHFDYNHMTYVKNNQAVCVPCTLEIPQNQKYDLYAVVDHFGGLRGGHYTATIKSQDDDENRWYNFNDKTVTVLNQTDFIKRSQSAYLLFYKKYTTDAADTGTETIREVSTNGALLPDVSDKCDLSKDAENLMKTEEDEVEKDTAEAHPHDRVEEGRVGDLTNPSLHPQRSEDCAVDGDRKGNMSKDDQACEQGNSSLELKPEQQTKEKRDVNRDEEQKRKDEQAERKGSSTTNSYHSEGLEDQQRSEQKVSDTCTDVHVEKQDKDQENQGDNEQSQNRGESSFVQAESESGRLTEEHKAEKKRQKAKKIHVKIIEEEFTTTSGGIQKITEIENKRIETGDKTKDIKETLSEKVCNLKLNEPEKNRNKRGNEDEIEMNSTLPSNAKKLKL, encoded by the exons ATGAACAACG CTCATATTCACTACAATGGCCTGGTCAACCAAGGAGCAACATGTTACTTGAACAGTGTGGTGCAGGTTCTGTACATGACCAAAGGCTTCAGAGAGGCTGTGGAAAG GCACACATGTGAAAATCCTCAGTGTGTTGAGTGTGATCTTAAACCCTTGTTTAAAGAcctgaagacaaaaacagcatgtCCCTCTACAATCACAGAGAAGCTGGGCATCACCAGAG TGTATGAACAACAAGATGCTGCTGAGTATTTTGAGAATATGTTAAACCTGACCAGTCCTGGTACAGCACAG gtCTTTCATGGAGAGTTGACTCACAAAATCACATGTTCTCACggtcacacagagaaaagctcAGATGAGCAATTTTGGCATCTTCCTCTTGCACTGATGGATTCCTCCAGTAACCAATATAATGTG GAGAATGGCATTGAGGAGTTATTCAGAGCTTCAGATTTCAGAGGAGAAGACCAGATGTACTGTGAAGGGTGTGATGACAAAGCTGATGCTACAGCT ACATGTGAAGTAAAACAACATCCAGATGCTTTGATGTTGCTGCTGAAGAGGTTTCATTTTGACTACAATCACATGACATATGTCAAAAACAACCAGGCTGTGTGTGTCCCCTGCACGTTAGAGATCCCAcag aatcagaaatatGACCTGTATGCAGTTGTGGATCACTTTGGTGGTCTGAGAGGTGGACATTACACTGCAACCATCAAGTCccaggatgatgatgagaatAGATGGTACAACTTCAATGATAAAACTGTCACAGTG cttaaCCAAACAGATTTCATTAAAAG ATCCCAAAGTGCTTATCTTCTTTTTTACAAGAAATACACAA CTGATGCTGCAGATACTGGGACTGAAACCATCAGGGAGGTGTCCACTAATGGAGCTTTGCTGCCTGATGTCAGTGATAAGTGTGACCTGAGTAAAGATGCTGAAAACCTTATGAAGacagaggaggatgaggtgGAGAAAGACACTGCAGAGGCTCATCCACATGACAGAGTTGAAGAAGGAAGAGTTGGGGACTTGACAAATCCCAGCCTTCACCCTCAGAGGTCTGAGGACTGTGCAGTAGATGGTGATAGAAAAGGAAACATGTCAAAAGATGATCAGGCCTGTGAACAGGGAAACAGCAGTTTAGAGCTAAAACCTGAGCAACAGACAAAGGAGAAGAGAGATGTTAACAGAGATGAggagcaaaagagaaaagatgaacaggcagagagaaaaggatcATCCACAACAAACTCTTACCACAGTGAAGGTTTAGAGGATCAGCAGAGATCAGAGCAGAAAGTCAGTGATACATGTACAGATGTTCATGTGGAGAAACAAGACAAAGATCAGGAAAACCAGGGAGATAATGAACAAAGTCAAAACAGAGGAGAATCTTCTTTTGTACAAGCAGAGTCAGAAAGTGGGAGACTGACAGAGGAACACAAAGCtgaaaagaagagacagaaggCAAAAAAAATTCATGTGAAGATAATTGAGGAAGAATTTACAACAACCAGTGGTGGGATTCAGAAAATCACAGAGATTGAGAACAAAAGAATAGAAActggagacaaaacaaaagatataAAAGAGACTTTGTCAGAGAAAGTTTGCAATTTAAAGCTGAATGAgcctg
- the LOC113145282 gene encoding ubiquitin carboxyl-terminal hydrolase 13-like isoform X2, whose product MNNAHIHYNGLVNQGATCYLNSVVQVLYMTKGFREAVERHTCENPQCVECDLKPLFKDLKTKTACPSTITEKLGITRVYEQQDAAEYFENMLNLTSPGTAQVFHGELTHKITCSHGHTEKSSDEQFWHLPLALMDSSSNQYNVENGIEELFRASDFRGEDQMYCEGCDDKADATATCEVKQHPDALMLLLKRFHFDYNHMTYVKNNQAVCVPCTLEIPQNQKYDLYAVVDHFGGLRGGHYTATIKSQDDDENRWYNFNDKTVTVKYTTDAADTGTETIREVSTNGALLPDVSDKCDLSKDAENLMKTEEDEVEKDTAEAHPHDRVEEGRVGDLTNPSLHPQRSEDCAVDGDRKGNMSKDDQACEQGNSSLELKPEQQTKEKRDVNRDEEQKRKDEQAERKGSSTTNSYHSEGLEDQQRSEQKVSDTCTDVHVEKQDKDQENQGDNEQSQNRGESSFVQAESESGRLTEEHKAEKKRQKAKKIHVKIIEEEFTTTSGGIQKITEIENKRIETGDKTKDIKETLSEKVCNLKLNEPEKNRNKRGNEDEIEMNSTLPSNAKKLKL is encoded by the exons ATGAACAACG CTCATATTCACTACAATGGCCTGGTCAACCAAGGAGCAACATGTTACTTGAACAGTGTGGTGCAGGTTCTGTACATGACCAAAGGCTTCAGAGAGGCTGTGGAAAG GCACACATGTGAAAATCCTCAGTGTGTTGAGTGTGATCTTAAACCCTTGTTTAAAGAcctgaagacaaaaacagcatgtCCCTCTACAATCACAGAGAAGCTGGGCATCACCAGAG TGTATGAACAACAAGATGCTGCTGAGTATTTTGAGAATATGTTAAACCTGACCAGTCCTGGTACAGCACAG gtCTTTCATGGAGAGTTGACTCACAAAATCACATGTTCTCACggtcacacagagaaaagctcAGATGAGCAATTTTGGCATCTTCCTCTTGCACTGATGGATTCCTCCAGTAACCAATATAATGTG GAGAATGGCATTGAGGAGTTATTCAGAGCTTCAGATTTCAGAGGAGAAGACCAGATGTACTGTGAAGGGTGTGATGACAAAGCTGATGCTACAGCT ACATGTGAAGTAAAACAACATCCAGATGCTTTGATGTTGCTGCTGAAGAGGTTTCATTTTGACTACAATCACATGACATATGTCAAAAACAACCAGGCTGTGTGTGTCCCCTGCACGTTAGAGATCCCAcag aatcagaaatatGACCTGTATGCAGTTGTGGATCACTTTGGTGGTCTGAGAGGTGGACATTACACTGCAACCATCAAGTCccaggatgatgatgagaatAGATGGTACAACTTCAATGATAAAACTGTCACAGTG AAATACACAA CTGATGCTGCAGATACTGGGACTGAAACCATCAGGGAGGTGTCCACTAATGGAGCTTTGCTGCCTGATGTCAGTGATAAGTGTGACCTGAGTAAAGATGCTGAAAACCTTATGAAGacagaggaggatgaggtgGAGAAAGACACTGCAGAGGCTCATCCACATGACAGAGTTGAAGAAGGAAGAGTTGGGGACTTGACAAATCCCAGCCTTCACCCTCAGAGGTCTGAGGACTGTGCAGTAGATGGTGATAGAAAAGGAAACATGTCAAAAGATGATCAGGCCTGTGAACAGGGAAACAGCAGTTTAGAGCTAAAACCTGAGCAACAGACAAAGGAGAAGAGAGATGTTAACAGAGATGAggagcaaaagagaaaagatgaacaggcagagagaaaaggatcATCCACAACAAACTCTTACCACAGTGAAGGTTTAGAGGATCAGCAGAGATCAGAGCAGAAAGTCAGTGATACATGTACAGATGTTCATGTGGAGAAACAAGACAAAGATCAGGAAAACCAGGGAGATAATGAACAAAGTCAAAACAGAGGAGAATCTTCTTTTGTACAAGCAGAGTCAGAAAGTGGGAGACTGACAGAGGAACACAAAGCtgaaaagaagagacagaaggCAAAAAAAATTCATGTGAAGATAATTGAGGAAGAATTTACAACAACCAGTGGTGGGATTCAGAAAATCACAGAGATTGAGAACAAAAGAATAGAAActggagacaaaacaaaagatataAAAGAGACTTTGTCAGAGAAAGTTTGCAATTTAAAGCTGAATGAgcctg